A part of Rhopalosiphum maidis isolate BTI-1 chromosome 3, ASM367621v3, whole genome shotgun sequence genomic DNA contains:
- the LOC113558671 gene encoding uncharacterized protein LOC113558671, translating to MTTITSIAALFGCILLHLFIFTSTAARMPDSDLPFEFSDKGSVITEDNVLTQSVSNDGKTVFKTNDPQPIKKYQRVKNTKKSPTNQNQKQHENYKIANSAIEYPAIPARHTSTQYYSTSPMMDNRWNFLENFNKYFPTGFTNMRIEYI from the exons ATGACGACGATTACATCGATAGCTGCGTTGTTCGGTTGTATTTTGCTACATTTATTT ATTTTCACATCAACCGCCGCAAGAATGCCAGATTCAGATTTGCCATTCGAATTTAGCGATAAAGGATCCGTAATTACCGAGGATAACGTACTCACACAATCAGTGTCAAATGATGGGAAAACTGTATTCAAAACAAATGATCCACAACCAATAAAGAAATATCAAAGAgtcaaaaatactaaaaagtcGCCTAcgaatcaaaatcaaaaacaacatgaaaattataaaatagcaaACAGTGCAATAGAGTATCCTGCCATTCCTGCCAGACATACGAGTACACAGTATTATAGCACTTCCCCAATGATGGACAATCGATGgaattttttggaaaattttaataa ATATTTTCCTACAGGATTTACCAATATGagaattgaatacatttaa